The window CAATAATTCCCCATAGTAATGAAATGACAGGTAGGTACACTCTAGGGTTATATTAGGAGGTTTAGCACTTCTAGTATGGAGTTTTGACAaacccttttcaggactgctcattCACCTTTGAACTTTCCACCAGCTACCCAGTTCTCAATGAAAATGTTATAGAACAACCACCAAACCTAGATAAAACTGTCTTGACAGATAGGCTAACCAAGTTGAGGATAACCAAAAGACCTCAAACACATCAGTGAGTCTTCTCCCCTCACCCCAATGGGCAGATGAAAACAATAGGAAGGCACCTTACGCATTTGCTGTACAATGGTATAATATTGAAGACATCAAGGTACATCTCAGGCCATCATCCATCTGACTTTTATGCTGCCACTGAACCTTGATGACTCTCCATaagagagtgaggctaatgactttgagAAACTGACTCTTAAGTCCAATTCACCTACCAATCAATACTTCTCTTGCTGTCactgatcttcaaaaatgaaggaaaaacaaaaggtgCAATCTGTCTCAACCCCAACCAATTGCAGATAAGTTGTGAAATATTTATACTATACAAAAACTCACCAACGAGATCAAATATTGATCAGATTTCAAGAAATAACAATTTTTTCATCTTGGCCTGCTATTTCTTATACAATGCATGCATGTGTTTTACAAGTATGGACATGGATATAAGTAGGCTTGTACATGTtctgtatacatatgtgtgtaaatatgttaTATACAATGTATAAttctgtttaatatatatatgcatatatatatgcatatatatatggagtGTTTTCCAAAAAGCTTAGTGTTATCTTAAACTATTAAAGTTCTAAACTGCAACATTTGTGACACCCTGTATATAGAGGGGCAGCAttgaagaggagaaggaaaggttGCTTTGTAAGGAATTATGATAGAAGGTTGATTTCTGGAAAAGTCTTTTAGCCACTCAGTCCTCTCCTTAATCACTCCCACAGAACTCGATAACATTGAAAATTACACTGCATTTGCAATTTGCTTCGGTCACATTAGCTGTTTTTGACACTAATAAAATTTATGTACATTCAAGGCATAGCTATAAGAATAATATGTATTCAAAGTTCCCAATAAAATCCTCCTTTGATGCTTCAATATAATATGGAAACACCAAAGattatgaatggatccaatcatATTCAGGCAGATTGGAATGAAAAAGATGAAGTATGGATACAATAACTGCTTATATATTTGTAGTCTAAGAATCAGCTAGCATtggaaaaatttctaaaaagtaATTGAGGAGGTTATGCTCTAACATGGGCAGCCAGCACCTAAGAAAATAGAGATCATTGTTAAATTATCAAGGGAAACTATTAAATATATCTACATTtgcctattatatatatatttatatctatatatgctttTATACACATGTAGGCAAGGTGTCATAATGTTAAGCTTAAGTtgttatatgtacaaaaatgcatgcacatacatatatgtatacaattatagttcatatatgtttgtatattcaCAATATAAGGGCAGTACATTCACCATAAATCCATagaacaaaaaagatatttacaTAAATGTGCCAGttttacaaaacaaaattcataaataatGCTTCCCTAAGACTAAACAGTAGCAAAGCAGAATAAATTCTTTACTAATTGTTATTAGAAAGAAGTTTCTTCTAATTCACACCTTTTCACTCAGGGATTGTATATCAGGTGCTTTCTGGTACTTCCTTGGATAAGTTCCAGAGAGGTAGAGCTACAGAGGCATGAACTTAGAGTTGACAATGTGAAGACTGGCAAAGTAATAAAAGGTGATCCTTGAACTTGGGAATCTTTAGTATCACAAGGAAGTTTGGAGAGAAGCTTGTCAGGGGtacaaaatgagaggattagagaGAAAGTGACAAAGCAGATAAGCATGGTCTGTCTTGGTGCTGATTCATAGTACACTTTTTTCAAAGCTATTTATTTAGTGGTGTTTTAGGTTCAGGGAAAGCAGTTATATTGAGTTAAATGGACTTACCATGAGTATAACAGGATGGTGGATTGTTTATAGCCCGGGGGAAGGAATTAAGGATTTATATATTGCCTACTGGGCCAGGCAATGTGTTAAGTTGTTTTACTAATCTCAGTGGGGGGAATTATAATTCATGTACAGTTTTAGACTTGGTAAAgacatatatttatcttttttccaggAATATTGGAAACATTAATGATAACTTTTCTGTGattactaagaaaaataaaggtgcTTATaaacaagagagaagaaaaatgagcaaCAGGAATGGGTCCCAGCCTACAGCTGTACAGTTCTGCTATGAGAACATCAACGGCTCCTGCATTAAAACTTCCTACTCCCCAGGACCCCGAGTCATCCTCTACTTGGTCTTTGCCTTTGGAGCTGTTCTGGCTGTCTTAGGAAACCTCTTGGTCATGATTTCAATTCTTCATTTCAAGCAGCTGCATTCTCCAGCCAATTTTCTCATTGCTTCCTTGGCTTTTGCTGACTTTTTGGTGGGAGCCACTGTGATGCCCTTCAGCATCGTGAGGTCAGTGGAGAGTTGCTGGTATTTTGGGGAGGGTTACTGTAAATTTCACTCTTCTTTTGATGGGTCATTTTgctattcttctatttttcacttgTGCTTCATCTCCATTGACAGATACATTGCTATCACTGACCCTCTGGTCTATCCTACCAAATTCACTCTGACAGTTTCAATATTATGTATCTTGTTCTCCTGGATTCTTGCCCTTACATATAGCTTTTCAATTTTTTACACAGGTGTCAATGATGATGGGCTGGAGGAATTAGTAAGTGCCCTTAGCTGTGTGGGAGGTTGTCAGATTGCTATGAATCAAACCTGGGTACTGATAGACTTTCTGTTATTCTTCATTCCCACTCTGGTGATGATCATTCTTTACTGCAAAATTTTTCTAGTGGCTAAACAACAGGCTAGGAAGATTGAAAGTGTGAGCAGTAAAACCAAGTCATCCTCACAGAGTTATAAAGCCAGAGTGtctaagagggagagaaaagcagCAACAACACTGGGTATTGCAGTGATTGCATTTGTGCTCTCGTGGttcccctattttattgaaacaataattgATGCATTCCTAGGGTTCATCACCCCaacatatatttatgaaattttagTTTGGGTTGCCTATAATAATTCAGCCATGAACCCTTTGATCTATGCTTTCTTTTACCCTTGGTTTCGAAAAGCAATTAAACTGATTGTCACTGGGAAAGTCTTCAGGGGTCACTCTTCAACAATAGATTTGTTTTCTGAACAAAATAAGATTTAgagtgaaaaaattaaaatgtgacaAAATTAAAATGGATCTCGTAAATTTTTATCAGATGGAAGTGTAGTCTCTTCAGTTTTTACAGTTTTTACAGTTGATGTTTAGTAAAATTTGTTTACCATGCCAAGTAACATGTGAATAATGGTGTGTGCACACTGTCTTCAACGTTCCACtccctttttcagtctttttctcattggacatttatttttattcatttttagtcTCTCTTGGACCAAGAGGTAAAAAGATGCTTTTTTATCTCTAATGAATACCTTATAATCTTATCTAATCCCTTCCCTCTGTTACATGTTCATTTGTAGTAGATATAGcatctattttttcttccaagaacATCTctgatatcttttttcttttaaaaattgtatttaatttttacatataataattTTGACTAATCTTCTATTGTGAAGTTaactattgtatttatttaaatcagTAGCCCTAAAAAGTTTTCAGCTCTATtctggatataattttttttctttgccttttttttaaagataattttgtgAGAGAGTCATCCCACCTGTGGCCAGTAATGAAGTGAAACTCAGTATAAAAGGAGTTCATACATTAGCAAGGATTTTCTGCCCCCATGTCCTTGGCTTTATATTCTTGTCAATGGTAGAACTACCTAAAATTACCTTAGCTTTATACAGCTGTTTTTGGATTGTAAGTGCATTTTATCATTGTTTCTTATGCTACCacttcattaataataataatcacaaacaaatatatactatatatactaggCACTGTCCTGAGTGATTtactaatattttcttatttatttttaacaacaaTCCTGGAGAGTATGTActtttaccttcattttacaaatgagaaaagagagacaaacaggagtaaaattccttttttaggattgcaagtgtctgaggttgaatttgaatttatatatttttgatttaAGGCCCATATTGTTTCCACTATACCAAGCTGCTGCATCAATAGTAGTAATATACATGAATAACATAATATTACCAAAGGAGCAGTTAGAGCAGAATGTAATTTCCTTTCATAActatttgctcattccattaataTCTGAGCCTCctttaatcattaaaaaaagtcataaaattaatATGAAAGAGCATTGATTTTAGGTTGTTGTTCAGCTGGGTCCAACCATTTTTgatccatttgggggttttcttgataaagatcttagagtggtttgccattatcttttccagcttattttacagatgagaaactgaggcaaataatgtTAAATAATGTGCCCAAGGTTACCCAGGCAGTTacctgtctgaggccagattcagactCATGACAATGTGCCTTCCTAAATTCAGACCTAGCACTGTAACTGCTGTGCAATTCAGCTACCCAAATTTTAGGCTGAAATTAcagttatatatgtgtatatatatatatatatatatatatatatgtctatacatatatatatatgtatgtatgagtgtatAGGATATACCTATATAATGTTTTTGCTTACTATATGCTATCAACTATGTAGATTATACCTTTTGTTACTACTTGCTAAATAGTCATCAGTTCCATGGACTGTTACTTTCtctttaagtgaatttttttttagtttttgcaaggcagtggggttaaatggcttgcccaagtccacacagctaggtaattattaagagtctgagctcgaatttgaactcaggtattcctgactccagggctggtgctctatctactgtaccatctagc is drawn from Macrotis lagotis isolate mMagLag1 chromosome 5, bilby.v1.9.chrom.fasta, whole genome shotgun sequence and contains these coding sequences:
- the LOC141489911 gene encoding trace amine-associated receptor 7a-like; protein product: MSNRNGSQPTAVQFCYENINGSCIKTSYSPGPRVILYLVFAFGAVLAVLGNLLVMISILHFKQLHSPANFLIASLAFADFLVGATVMPFSIVRSVESCWYFGEGYCKFHSSFDGSFCYSSIFHLCFISIDRYIAITDPLVYPTKFTLTVSILCILFSWILALTYSFSIFYTGVNDDGLEELVSALSCVGGCQIAMNQTWVLIDFLLFFIPTLVMIILYCKIFLVAKQQARKIESVSSKTKSSSQSYKARVSKRERKAATTLGIAVIAFVLSWFPYFIETIIDAFLGFITPTYIYEILVWVAYNNSAMNPLIYAFFYPWFRKAIKLIVTGKVFRGHSSTIDLFSEQNKI